One window of the Betta splendens chromosome 21, fBetSpl5.4, whole genome shotgun sequence genome contains the following:
- the LOC114847717 gene encoding trace amine-associated receptor 13c-like — MEASEDSELCFPQLLNASCVRPTRRHYEAGLSYILVVSISLLTTILNLLVIVSISHFKQLHTSTNLLLLSLAVSDFFVGPLLLFQVMFVDGCWLLGDLLCSLCQYVAYVLSSVSVGTMVLISIDRYVAVCRPLHYSSEITQTRVQACVSLSWICSVIFQTLVLMDNLHQPGRFNSCVGECVIVVNYVAGVADVIFSFVAPITVIIVLYIRVFVVAVTQARALRSHMAAVSVQHSVRVTALRSELKAARTLGVVIAVFLMCLCPYYCVALTGQDNLISASSALYTFVTNLYSFHSCLNPMIYAFFYPWFRKSINIIVTLKVLQPESGDANVL, encoded by the exons atggaggcgtcagaggactctgagctctgcttccctcagctcctcaacgcctcctgcGTGAGGCCGACGCGTCGCCACTATGAGGCTGGGCTGAGTTACATCCTGGTGGtctccatctctctgctcacaactattctcaacctgctggtcatcgtctccatctcacACTTTAA gcagctccacacctccaccaacctcctcctcctctctctggccgtcTCTGACTTCTTCGTGGGGCCTCTCCTGCTCTTTCAGGTTATGTTCGTGGACGGCTGCTGGCTCCTCGGGGACCTGCTGTGCTCCCTGTGTCAGTACGTAGCCTACGTCCTGTCCTCTGTCTCAGTGGGAACCATGGTTCTCATCTCCATCGACCGCTACGTGGCTGTGTGTCGTCCTCTGCATTACTCCTCTGAGATCACACAAACACGAGTTCAAGCTTGTGTTAGTTTGAGTTGGATCTGCTCTGTGATCTTCCAGACTCTGGTTCTGATGGACAACCTGCATCAACCAGGCAGGTTCAACTCCTGCGTCGGCGAGTGCGTCATCGTCGTTAACTACGTTGCTGGAGTTGCAGATGTGATCTTTTCCTTCGTCGCTCCCATCACCGTCATCATCGTTCTGTACATCagagtgtttgttgttgctgtgactcAGGCTCGAGCTCTGAGGTCTCACatggcagctgtttctgtcCAGCATTCAGTGAGAGTCACAGCTCTGAGGTCTGAGCTGAAGGCAGCCAGGACGCTGGGTGTGGTCATAGCTGTGTTCctgatgtgtctctgtccttATTACTGTGTGGCTCTGACGGGACAAGACAACCTGATCAGCGCCTCCTCTGCTTTATATACTTTTGTAACAAACTTGTACTCTTTTCATTCCTGCCTAAACCCCATGATATACGCCTTCTTTTACCCCTGGTTCAGGAAATCAATAAATATCATTGTCACACTGAAGGTTCTGCAGCCTGAGTCCGGTGATGCCAACGTgctgtaa
- the LOC114847720 gene encoding trace amine-associated receptor 13c-like has protein sequence METLKDSELCFPQLLNASCIRTKRPHYEALLTYVLVVSISLLTAFLNLLVIVSISHFKQLHTSTNLLLLSLAVSDFFEGLMLLFQMVLIDGCWFLGDLMCSLYQYLAATVTSASVGTMVLISIDRYVAVCHPLHYSEITQRRVKLCDCLCWICSVIFQTLVLMDNLHQPGRFNSCVGECVIVVNYVAGVADVIFSFVAPITVIIVLYIRVFVVAVTQARALRSHMAAVSVQHSVRVTALRSELKAARTLGVVIAVFLMCLCPYYCVALSSQDNSMNASSAAYNFVVCLFCFNSCLNPMIYTFFYPWFRKSIKLIVTLKILEPDSCQTNVL, from the exons ATGGAGACGCTGAAGgactctgagctctgcttccctcagctcctcaacgcctcctgcATCAGGACCAAGCGTCCTCACTATGAGGCTCTGCTGACCTACGTCCTGGTGGTCTCCATCTCTCTGCTGACGGCgttcctcaacctgctggtcatcgtctccatctcacACTTCAA gcagctccacacctccaccaacctcctcctcctctctctggccgtcTCTGACTTCTTCGAGGGCCTGATGTTGCTCTTTCAGATGGTGCTGATAGACGGATGCTGGTTCctgggggacctcatgtgttCTCTGTATCAGTATCTGGCCGCCACTGTTACCTCTGCCTCAGTAGGAACCATGGTTCTCATCTCCATCGACCGCTACGTGGCTGTGTGTCATCCTCTGCATTACTCTGAGATCACACAGCGGAGGGTGAAGCTCTGTGACTGTCTGTGTTGGATCTGCTCTGTGATCTTCCAGACTCTGGTTCTGATGGACAACCTGCATCAACCAGGCAGGTTCAACTCCTGCGTCGGCGAGTGCGTCATCGTCGTTAACTACGTTGCTGGAGTTGCAGATGTGATCTTTTCCTTTGTCGCTCCCATCACCGTCATCATCGTTCTCTACATCagagtgtttgttgttgctgtgactcAGGCTCGAGCTCTGAGGTCTCACatggcagctgtttctgtcCAGCATTCAGTGAGAGTCACAGCTCTGAGGTCTGAGCTGAAGGCAGCCAGGACGCTGGGTGTGGTCATAGCTGTGTTCctgatgtgtctctgtccttATTACTGTGTGGCTCTGAGCAGCCAGGACAACTCCATGAACGCCTCCTCCGCTGCTTATAACTTcgtggtgtgtttgttttgttttaactcGTGTCTCAACCCGATGATTTACACCTTTTTttacccctggttcagaaaatctATCAAACTCATCGTCACTTTGAAGATTCTGGAGCCTGACTCCTGTCAGACCAACGTGCTCTAA